The Xanthocytophaga agilis genome has a window encoding:
- a CDS encoding leucine-rich repeat domain-containing protein, producing MFEYVDSLPFQIKYFINLEEINLSLNNITEVLAEIGTLEKLQILNLRGNILTTIPPEIGKCKNLRALNISDNRGTRLDTLPSEIWNCYNLETLRLANNNFQVLPVEISKLLQLTDLNLSNNNLQSLPIEIGELKNLKNLNLSGNPLSEQERSKIRSWVHNCNIRFE from the coding sequence TTGTTTGAGTATGTAGATTCTTTACCTTTCCAGATTAAGTATTTTATCAATTTGGAAGAGATAAATCTTTCACTCAATAATATTACAGAAGTTCTTGCCGAGATTGGGACTCTTGAGAAATTACAAATATTGAATCTGAGAGGTAATATATTGACCACCATCCCGCCGGAAATTGGCAAGTGCAAAAATCTTAGGGCATTGAATATATCAGATAATAGAGGCACTCGATTAGATACATTACCTTCTGAAATATGGAACTGTTATAATTTGGAAACGTTGAGATTAGCTAATAATAACTTTCAAGTCCTACCTGTCGAGATTTCTAAGCTATTACAATTAACAGATTTAAATTTGAGTAACAACAATCTACAGTCACTCCCTATAGAAATAGGTGAGCTTAAGAACCTGAAAAATCTGAATTTGTCAGGTAATCCGCTTTCTGAACAAGAGAGGAGTAAAATTAGATCTTGGGTGCACAATTGTAATATCAGATTTGAATAA
- a CDS encoding DUF6252 family protein, which yields MLLFLKKACFSLVLLVLISACKKESNNPAPNQNVYVKASVDGKSFLTEGTPSPNQMTGGSAIFSQTDNKLYIYGTGTTTLLAITVYGFPKKTGTYALGDADGKNSGTYVDNTNSQDPIFYTTNSGRTGQLVITFFDGKTIKGTFSYTTYNTQKKKEVSVTNGELDVTYSEI from the coding sequence ATGTTATTATTTCTAAAAAAAGCCTGTTTCTCCCTTGTATTGCTGGTTTTGATCAGTGCCTGCAAAAAAGAATCGAACAATCCCGCTCCCAATCAGAATGTCTATGTAAAAGCGTCTGTGGATGGGAAAAGTTTTCTTACTGAAGGCACACCCAGCCCTAACCAGATGACGGGTGGCAGTGCCATATTCAGCCAAACAGACAACAAACTCTATATATATGGCACAGGTACCACAACCCTACTGGCCATTACCGTATATGGATTTCCTAAGAAAACGGGTACGTATGCTCTGGGAGATGCCGATGGGAAAAATTCAGGAACTTATGTTGACAATACCAACTCACAGGATCCGATTTTCTACACAACCAACAGCGGACGTACCGGCCAGTTAGTCATTACGTTTTTTGATGGAAAAACCATAAAAGGAACCTTTAGCTATACTACCTACAACACCCAGAAAAAGAAAGAGGTCAGTGTGACCAATGGCGAATTGGATGTAACCTATAGTGAAATCTAA
- a CDS encoding TonB-dependent receptor has product MYTRVNMRGARAAAFRNGVNLTSNWGPLNEDMSFVDHIEFVKGPAGFLMSNGDPSGIYNVVTKKPTGRDFNGQVGFTLGSFDLYRGTLDLDGKLDKAGKALFRFNLMGQTKNSFRPYEFNNRLSVAPVLAFKLDDKTTLTLEYTYQRANMSDPGSVYSFAPNGFGTLPRNFTTLLPGMEPTIINDHSAFINLQHRLNANWKLTGQLAYFNYSHTGTSMWPDIVNADGTMIRAVGNWDAESNYKFGQIFLNGDVQTGAVHHRILAGLDLGTKKYIADFYQYHVLDSAGAEFDPHKPDYNTPVNGYPVWDRTTPLKQRAAYVTSQAYTGIYLQDELGFLDNKIRLTLAGRYTYVKQTDYGVDYNGERVTPRLGLSITLDPQTSLYALYDQSFVPQSGVLRSGGKIKPITGNNMEVGLKKEWFDQRWSSTVSLYRILNTNELTDDPDTAGAVPYSVVLGQKVAQGIEVDIKGELLSGLNMVVNYAYTDSKVTKANEAVEAIQVGDRVPGYATHNFNAWLTYTLQKGVLKGLGLSTGATYQVDRDSFSWLNHDGIARLPDYFRLDGGAFWKGERLRITANVYNILNKYLYSGGYEDWTDPNPHYYSWQVEAPTNYRVSVNYTF; this is encoded by the coding sequence TTGTATACACGTGTCAATATGCGGGGTGCCAGAGCTGCTGCTTTTCGGAATGGTGTAAATCTTACTTCCAACTGGGGTCCGCTCAATGAAGATATGAGCTTTGTAGATCACATTGAGTTTGTAAAAGGTCCGGCAGGCTTTCTGATGTCCAATGGTGATCCGAGTGGCATTTATAATGTAGTAACTAAAAAGCCAACCGGAAGAGATTTTAATGGACAGGTTGGGTTTACCTTGGGTAGCTTTGATTTATACCGTGGCACATTGGATCTGGATGGAAAACTGGACAAAGCAGGAAAAGCCTTATTCCGGTTTAATCTGATGGGGCAAACAAAAAACTCGTTCCGTCCCTATGAATTCAATAACCGTCTCAGCGTTGCTCCTGTCCTGGCCTTCAAACTGGATGACAAAACCACCCTGACACTGGAATATACCTATCAGCGTGCAAATATGTCTGATCCGGGATCGGTTTACTCGTTTGCTCCGAATGGATTTGGAACTCTGCCACGTAATTTTACCACCTTACTGCCTGGCATGGAACCAACAATCATCAACGACCATAGTGCCTTCATTAATTTGCAACATCGGTTGAATGCAAACTGGAAGCTGACCGGACAACTGGCATATTTCAACTACTCACACACAGGCACAAGTATGTGGCCGGATATAGTTAATGCAGATGGAACAATGATACGTGCTGTAGGTAATTGGGATGCAGAAAGCAACTATAAATTTGGGCAGATATTTCTGAATGGTGATGTACAAACAGGAGCTGTACATCACCGGATTCTGGCAGGTCTGGATCTGGGAACAAAAAAATACATAGCTGATTTCTATCAGTATCATGTATTGGATTCTGCAGGAGCAGAATTTGATCCTCACAAACCTGATTATAATACTCCTGTCAATGGCTATCCGGTTTGGGATCGTACGACGCCACTTAAGCAGAGAGCCGCTTACGTTACCTCACAAGCCTATACGGGAATCTATCTTCAGGATGAACTTGGCTTTTTAGATAACAAAATACGTCTTACCCTGGCAGGTCGGTATACGTATGTGAAACAAACGGATTATGGGGTTGACTACAATGGAGAACGAGTAACGCCAAGACTAGGGCTAAGTATTACTCTGGATCCTCAAACATCGTTGTACGCTTTATATGACCAATCCTTTGTTCCACAGTCGGGTGTGTTAAGAAGTGGCGGAAAAATCAAACCCATTACCGGAAATAATATGGAAGTGGGATTGAAAAAGGAATGGTTTGACCAAAGATGGAGCAGCACGGTGAGTTTATATCGGATTCTGAATACTAATGAACTGACCGATGATCCGGATACTGCAGGAGCCGTACCCTATTCTGTCGTTCTGGGGCAAAAAGTTGCACAGGGTATTGAAGTGGATATTAAAGGAGAATTGCTATCGGGTTTGAATATGGTTGTCAATTATGCCTATACGGATTCAAAAGTCACAAAAGCTAACGAAGCGGTTGAAGCTATTCAGGTAGGCGACCGTGTTCCAGGCTATGCTACCCATAACTTCAATGCCTGGTTAACCTATACCTTACAAAAAGGTGTACTGAAAGGCTTGGGTCTTTCCACCGGAGCTACCTATCAGGTGGACCGGGATAGCTTTAGCTGGCTTAATCATGATGGAATTGCAAGGCTGCCTGATTATTTTCGTCTGGATGGAGGTGCTTTCTGGAAGGGAGAAAGGTTACGCATTACAGCCAATGTGTATAATATCCTGAATAAATACCTGTATAGTGGTGGATATGAGGATTGGACTGATCCTAACCCTCATTATTACTCCTGGCAGGTAGAAGCTCCAACCAACTATAGAGTAAGCGTTAATTATACGTTTTAA
- a CDS encoding serine hydrolase domain-containing protein, giving the protein MKNYPYYPFRLLLLVVCGILLITGIACSQTLQQQADQYITDLVKKGKFSGAVLIAKQGKVLLSKGYGYANSESKKTNTPHTIFRIGSLTKPFTSVLVLQLVEQSRIDLDKPLSTYFPSEQTTETKLSQITVRQLLQQTTGLADYTETQLSCTALDQHPIQPKNFLTCLPELSLEFAPGSRFSYSNTNYYLLGLLLEQITGQTFQQLLYDKILHPLNMKRTGYLPSELQSSQSQDFAQGYTLREGKVVPTQIEDIGRAYAAGGLYSTVEDLYLFDQALRNETLLKKVTIQQVFAENKAVQPSYYGFGWYVSQSTAYQDYRTFHEGGIDGFSACIDRYLTNGLCVIILSNLEFTESRVDLTEPIIDLVFKTSISKK; this is encoded by the coding sequence ATGAAAAATTACCCATACTACCCTTTTCGCCTTCTCCTGCTAGTGGTTTGTGGCATTTTACTAATTACTGGTATTGCCTGTAGTCAAACATTGCAGCAGCAAGCGGACCAATATATAACTGACTTAGTCAAAAAAGGAAAATTTAGCGGAGCTGTTTTGATTGCCAAACAAGGCAAAGTCCTCTTAAGTAAGGGATATGGATATGCCAATAGCGAATCAAAAAAAACAAATACTCCCCATACCATCTTTCGTATAGGTTCTTTGACCAAACCCTTTACCAGTGTGCTAGTCCTGCAGCTTGTCGAACAAAGCAGAATTGACTTAGATAAACCCCTGTCAACCTATTTCCCATCAGAGCAGACAACAGAAACTAAGCTAAGTCAGATAACAGTCAGGCAGCTTCTGCAACAGACTACTGGTTTAGCTGATTACACTGAAACCCAATTAAGCTGTACTGCTTTGGACCAACACCCAATACAGCCTAAGAATTTCCTGACCTGCCTACCAGAGTTGTCACTTGAGTTTGCACCTGGCAGCAGGTTTTCCTACAGTAATACAAATTATTATTTATTAGGGCTATTACTCGAGCAGATAACCGGTCAGACCTTCCAGCAGCTTTTGTATGATAAAATCCTGCACCCCTTAAATATGAAACGCACAGGTTACCTACCCTCCGAGTTGCAATCTTCCCAATCACAGGATTTTGCCCAAGGCTATACCCTCAGGGAAGGAAAGGTGGTCCCAACTCAGATAGAAGACATTGGACGAGCTTATGCAGCCGGAGGCCTGTATTCTACAGTGGAGGATCTCTATCTTTTCGATCAGGCATTGCGAAATGAAACATTGCTCAAAAAGGTTACAATTCAGCAAGTATTTGCCGAAAACAAAGCTGTCCAGCCAAGTTATTATGGCTTTGGCTGGTATGTGAGTCAATCGACAGCTTATCAGGACTACCGAACGTTTCATGAAGGGGGGATTGATGGTTTTTCTGCTTGTATAGACAGGTACCTGACCAATGGATTGTGTGTGATCATTTTGAGTAATCTGGAATTTACTGAATCCAGAGTAGATCTGACTGAACCTATTATTGATCTGGTATTTAAAACTAGCATATCGAAAAAATAA
- a CDS encoding helix-turn-helix transcriptional regulator produces MKNETPKVRKLESIPDMHKMLGLPGPVHPLISLLDATKTQVSLNQLPGSYVPGFYKISFITKLGGKFRYGQGYYDFDEGSLIFTAPNQVVGSLREKYEDNQAYSLIIHPHFLQGYPLVNKIKGYGFFSYASNEALHLSEQERATMLAIYKFIGEELNSRIDDFSHEVIIAQIELLLSYAKRFYKRQFLTRQAVSGDLLEQLEELLNIYFEQEQPLNHGVPTVHYLAERLNFTPNYLSDMLRALTGLSAQQHIHQKLIERSKQLLSTTSLTISEVAYQLGFEHPQSFSRLFKMKTQVSPVQFRAAFN; encoded by the coding sequence ATGAAAAATGAAACGCCTAAAGTCAGAAAGCTGGAATCTATACCAGACATGCACAAGATGTTGGGTCTTCCCGGCCCTGTACATCCGTTGATCAGTTTGCTGGATGCCACAAAAACACAAGTAAGCCTGAACCAGCTTCCGGGCAGCTATGTGCCAGGCTTTTATAAGATCTCTTTCATTACCAAGCTAGGCGGAAAATTCAGGTATGGTCAGGGCTATTATGATTTCGATGAGGGTAGTCTTATATTCACTGCTCCCAATCAGGTGGTAGGCAGCTTGAGGGAAAAATACGAGGATAACCAAGCCTATTCACTGATCATTCATCCGCATTTTCTGCAAGGCTATCCGCTAGTCAACAAGATTAAAGGCTATGGCTTCTTTTCTTATGCCAGCAACGAGGCGTTGCATCTTTCTGAACAGGAAAGAGCTACAATGCTTGCCATTTACAAGTTCATTGGGGAAGAATTAAACAGCCGCATCGATGACTTTAGCCATGAGGTAATCATCGCTCAGATCGAGTTGCTCCTGAGCTATGCCAAACGCTTTTATAAACGTCAGTTCCTGACCCGGCAGGCGGTGAGTGGTGACCTGCTTGAGCAATTGGAAGAGCTGCTAAATATATATTTTGAACAGGAACAGCCGCTTAATCATGGGGTGCCTACGGTACATTACCTGGCAGAGCGGTTGAACTTTACCCCTAACTACTTAAGTGACATGCTGCGTGCACTCACCGGACTAAGCGCACAACAGCATATCCATCAAAAGCTAATCGAAAGATCAAAACAACTGTTGTCTACCACAAGCCTTACCATCAGCGAAGTGGCTTATCAGTTAGGTTTTGAGCATCCTCAATCGTTCAGCAGGCTGTTCAAAATGAAAACCCAGGTGTCACCTGTGCAATTCAGGGCTGCTTTCAATTGA
- a CDS encoding SDR family NAD(P)-dependent oxidoreductase: protein MKNQSESSANTQRVALVTGANQGVGFQIAKALAAQGYSVYVGSRNLNNGEKAAAEIKANSQAIQLDVTQPLSISAAVTRIEKEHGCLDLLVNNAGISHAGKPGRTLEEITEAGRASTASLDEVRTAWETNVFGVIAVTQAMLPLLRKSSAARIVNVSSALGSLTWISDPACWARDHFGIVYAASKTALNAITLAFAIELEKENIKVNAVSPGFTATALNNFQGTDSVEVGSREPIRVALETDGPTATFTGPDGLLAW from the coding sequence ATGAAAAACCAAAGTGAATCATCTGCCAATACACAGCGGGTTGCCCTTGTCACTGGTGCCAACCAGGGGGTAGGTTTTCAAATCGCAAAAGCACTTGCGGCTCAGGGGTATAGTGTATATGTTGGATCACGCAATCTGAATAATGGTGAGAAGGCCGCTGCTGAAATTAAAGCTAATTCACAGGCCATTCAACTGGATGTCACACAGCCGCTTTCCATCAGTGCTGCCGTAACCCGAATTGAGAAAGAGCATGGATGCCTGGACCTGCTGGTCAACAATGCGGGTATATCACATGCAGGCAAGCCCGGTCGCACACTGGAAGAAATCACCGAGGCTGGCCGTGCCAGTACCGCATCGCTGGATGAGGTACGGACTGCCTGGGAAACCAACGTATTTGGTGTGATTGCCGTTACGCAGGCTATGCTGCCTTTGCTACGGAAATCATCGGCAGCCCGTATTGTCAATGTATCAAGTGCCCTAGGTTCACTCACCTGGATCTCTGATCCGGCCTGCTGGGCCAGAGATCATTTCGGGATTGTATATGCTGCTTCCAAAACAGCACTTAATGCCATTACCCTGGCTTTTGCCATTGAATTGGAAAAAGAAAATATCAAGGTCAATGCCGTTAGTCCCGGCTTTACGGCTACCGCACTGAATAACTTTCAGGGCACTGATTCAGTGGAGGTAGGTTCGCGGGAACCCATCCGGGTGGCACTGGAGACCGATGGACCAACGGCTACCTTTACCGGTCCGGATGGCCTTCTCGCTTGGTAA